TACTAATGTTAAAAGGCGTATTGCCCAGGAACAAAGCAACAAGTAGGAACAATTATCTTTTCTTCAGAATCTGTCtagtaactgtcctttcttcctttatttaaaaatgactgttGTGGAGCCATCTTTCACTTAGAGTTGTTGgtaatttctctttaaaaagcaTGTGACCCAAACCAAGATAACAGCAACAAGCAATATCAAACCCAGCACAGTGCAAACAATTCCTGCAACACTGATCCCACAGGAGAGTGTTACAGTGGACAGCTTAGCACCTGCTAGAGCTTTGGGCTCACTACACACTGTCCCTTCAGGGTCTTCAATTTTATCCATATTCTGCTTGTACCAAGTTATTAAACCAATATTAGAGCAGGTGCATTCCAGTGGATTGTAACTTAAATTGATTATACTCTGGCCGGATAAGTTAGTTAACATGTCACGTGGTATAATATGGATCCTATTATTGGCAAAATTGAGATAGATGCTCTTGAGATTGGAAAATGCATCTGTGCTGAATGCAATAAGCTTGTTGTGGCTCAGGTCAACCTGCTTTAGCTTCTTGAGGGTGTGAAATGCTTGGTTTTGTATAGCTGTCAGATCACAGAATGATAAAATTAACACCTCTAAACTGGGTACCTGGTGAAAGAGATTTCCATTCAGAATGGTCCCTGACTGAAACTTATTCCCCCTAAGGTTCAACAGGAAAAGGTTTTGCAGCCCCTGTAAAAGGTGCTGAATGTTGGTATCGATATAGGAATAAGAAAGGTTCAGGACATGCAAGAGATGCAGATTGCGGAAAGGACCCTGGGAAGCATTGATGTGAAGACGTGTAAAAGCTAAATCCAGGAGCTCCAGGTTAGCACCTTCCTTAAAGGCCAAATCTTGGAGCTGAAGCTGCTTGTTGTAGCTCAGATTCAGGTGCTGTAATCCACTCAGGCCTTTTAGCTGGTTGCTGCAGCAGTCTAAATTTTCTATGTAACTGTGGCTTAAATCCAGGTGTTGAAGTTTTGACAGTGTTTTTAAACAGCCAGAGCCTAAGTCCAGATTCTCAGCATTTTCTCTGATATGgaggtgggtgagggaggggaaggcggTGGAGCTAATGTTGCACATGTGCTTAAAGGCGTTCCTATTGAGAATTAATTCTTCCAACATGTTCATGCCACTGATGTCAGGAGGTAACATGCTGATGTAGGTGTGAGTCAGATCCAGCCTTTGGAGTTTGCTCAAACACTGAAATGTGGCAGCAGTCAAATGAAGGAAATGCCGCTTTTGCAGACTGATATCCACCACAGAGATATTGCACAGGTTCAGAAGCATAGTAGAGTTTATGGGAAGCCCATTTTCTGCATCCTCAAATGTCCCCAACCAAAGAGTATGGATTCTGGTTTCCTGCATCCCTGCTAAAACCACAGAAATGTCAATGCAACCTCCAAAGTCCAAGCTGTAAAATAAGTTGGGCTGGAACGCCCCAGCTTCAATGTGTATAATATCATTGCCCTTCAAGATCAGAGTTAAATTCTTTGTCTGCAGCAGAATATCTATGTCTTTTGCTGCTATTCTTTGTATGTTGTTCATTTGAAAATCAAGGTATTTGAGGTTTCTGGTTGGAAAGCTTGGAGGGAGCTGCAgtgaggagatatgattgctgcCCAAGTCAAAAGTCTCTAAATTATCCAGATTCTGCATTGGAATAAATGCTAAGCTGGTTAGACCTGTCTGAGTTAAGACAAGATGCTTCAGAGACTGTGGGCCAACAAATGCTGTGTCAGCCAGAAACATGAGTAGATTTCCAGTCAAGACAATAACATTCAGATAAGCATTGCTTTGAAAGGCACCTTCGTACACCCAGTTAATTTGACACCTTGAAAAGAACAGAATAATCCAATGACGTTACTAATCAATCTGATAAAATTTTCCCACTATTACAtggtcatttaaaaacaacaatcgAAATGCAATCTCACATACAAAGAAAGCCCAATGAACTATGGTCTTCCTTGACTTAAAAGCTATTATTCTTTGCTGGCAGCATATAGCTGATATTCACAAGCCCCCTACATTTTAAACTCAGATAAAAAGAGGCCATAATGGGAAGTGAAAACTGTCTAGGGCTGATTGGGTGTGGAGGTCCTGACTGTGACGTTGTTCATGAAAGTCACACAGAGACCTGCTAAGTAAGGGAGGTTTCCCTTCCCTAATCAACACAATCAAAATCTTATCCCTATAATAAGGGTAGTTCTTACAAGGCTAGAATCTCCTTCTCCCCACATTTCATGAATGATATTTTCATGGAAAAGCAGGGGAGATGTTTCCTACAGCAAATTTGTTGGTGCTAACATAAATAATAGGATGTGAAGGTTTCACCCATTCCTGCAAATGGTCCAATAACTCCAGGCCTTAACAGGAGAGAGCCCAGAAAAAAGCTATTTCCAAATAGCTAGGCATTCTTAATTGGCAAGACAATGCAACAGTTGTCTGCAAGGGTCTCTGAAGGTTCTGCTGTGAAGATGGTTGCCATGGTATACTATGGAAGCCTTCAGTTCTTTATTAGTATTGCAAAAGGTTGAAATAAGGGCATGTAAGCAATGGCAGATTCAAAATAAGTTATGACTTTTGTGATCAGTGGAAGTGACAAAGATTTCCAATACCTTGTTAAGTCTAAATATACCAGATTCTTTAGCTTGCTGAAGGTTGAATTGTGAAGGGAAGAAAGCAAATTAAAGCTGAAGTCAAGGATTTCTGTTGTGGCTGGAAGTCTTTCAGGAATCTCTCTCAGTCCTAAATCTTCACAGCTATAGCTTTTGTTGGCTATAACCTGTggaaattatatacatatatatattattaaaaacacaGATACAGGCATACTGTGAATGTAAACATGAAGCTCTGACATGCACATTCTACCAAGCAGCTGCCTTagaaataaatcatttaaaaacagtcAAAACATATCTTATAGCACTTACAATACCTGGTCACATCCCACTGTATTCCAAAACCTTGAATTAGAACAATGCAAAAACCTTAATGTAgcattgtatttaaaaacaaacaatccccCCTTAAAGATTAAAGGTCTGGATAGCAGTGAAGTGAGTGAAGAAAGAGCTATTAATCCACCAAAACCCAGGTGCCTaatggtgaggaaactgagttcaattaaaaaaacccaaactgctGGATTCTGCAAGGATGGAAGTGGGAGTGGGGCGGATCAGCAGCAGGAAAGCAGAATAGGAGCCTATCGGCAACATATGAAATCTTAATATCAACCTGAAATAAGCAATCCTGGGACTTCATGGAATGCAGTTTTTAAACCACAGGCTTGGATCTTTTATGCTAATAATAAGTGCACATCATTCTGTATTTCATTAACCAAGGACAGTATGAATTATTAATCCCCAATAAATAATCCATGGGTCTTGTAACAAGGCTCACTGTAAAATAAGAACTAGGGAGTTATGAAGATCTTGCAAAGAGAGCTTGGCTCAGAGTGCAAAAATATTGTGTTATAACAGAAAATGTCTGCTCAAATAAAAAGGAACTGAGCTGTGTTTATACTCACAGCAAGGGACTGCTTCGCACAGTTAGCTGAAACTGGACAAAAATTAATATCTGAGAAACTGAGacttttaaattcttttaaaGACTTTTCAGTCTAAGTGGGAAATGGAATAATCTGTCTCTTATGCAGATATATTCACCTCTCCAAAGTTAAAACCGGGGGATTCATTATAATATACCAGACCTGCCTCTGACTTCATAGGAGACTATATTGTCAATCAAAACACAAGGATGTTATGCACTCTCAAGCACAGTGCTCAGTAGGCTGATCTGTGTGACTGTGTGAAAAAGAGATGCATGAAAAGTCCAACTTTATTTCAGGCTTCAAACCCATGATCACCGCCTAGCAAACAGGCTGACATTCACAAGTGCAATGGAATCAATGCCTAAGGAATGGCTGCCAGTCAGAAACAATGGAATAAGAGCACAGGGAAGAGGCAGCCACTCACCAGAGGACTTCAAGCCTTCATTTAAGTAAGACAAGGCCTTGTTTCTTAAAAGAATCTTCAGAAAGACTACGTTGTCTCCTCAAAGACTCTTAATTACTGTTGAAATTAGCTCCAAGGAGAGAAGAAATCCTTTGAAGATTTCCCAGCCTGCTCCACAGATTCTCAAATGGTGAGATTAAATATAACTGGCATTGTCtaaaatcttaaataaaataaCTCTCAACTTGCTACAGAAAATACAGATAAGCTTTGAAGGAAGAATAGATCTGTACAAGTGCTGGtccaaaacagaaagaaaaagttgtgaacattttaattttttcccagtttttcattgaaattttggaTATAAAAATATTTGGACCAACCCTATTCTGTTCTTTAATAGAGAATTTCTATTATTGGACAGTAATACATTCATTGGAAACTATTGCTAATGTAACAACCCCAGACTCCAAGAGAAGCCAGACAGACTTAAGAGCAGGTATCAGTCTATTAGTAGCTGATAATCTACACACTTCCAATTATAAACCATTACTGTTTTTCGATCAGCCTATAGATGTGTGATGCAAGGAGAGTGTGGGCTTCACCTTGCATTAGTGAATAATTTTAATGGTGTCGTGTAATAAACTATGGACTATTGAATTGCTATACAGCGGTGCTGAGAATTTCACAATTTTGCCAAATGGAGAACTAAACTAACACTTTTTTCATTACGTTTGATTATGAAACTGGGGGCAATGGGTGGCTGGGTGATCATTCAGGGCACCAACGTTCAGTGTGCCAAAAATCCCCATTTTttgggtggttggttttttttttttggtgtgtgtgtgtgtgtgtgttttcttgtGCCTTTTATGTAGCTGCAGGGGAGTACCAAATACATTTTCTGCCATGGGTGATAAAACATCTGGGCCAGCCCAAGTGGACAAGTCTCTAAGAGGTGCAGCACAGTACTCAAAACTGAGGAGAaactaaggtatgtctacattacagctggGATCGACattctgagatcgatccacccgcagttgatttagcaggtctagtgaagacccgccaaatcgagaGCCGACTGCTCTCCAgtcaactcctgtactctacccccgacgagaagagtaaggtaagtcgacaggaaaGTTTCTCCCGGCAACCCCCAGCGGTAACTCAgcctaaggtatgtcgactccagctacattattcacgtagctggagttgcgtagcgtaggtcaACTTACCACGGTACTAGACATAGCCTAAGGTGCCctccacaggtgccaacttttcaAAGTGCTGAAGGGTGCTCTACTCCTGATTCTTCCCCAGGAGATGCTGACAGAGATGGGGAGGTGGTGACTTGCTGGGCCTGCCGGCAGGAGGGAAGtactgggaatggatgggggggaggagctgatagggggaccgtaagtgggtgctccagccctggagcacccatggagtcgccGCCAATGGTGCCCCTCCTGATCTTGGGCAGCTCTGGGACTCCTGTAATAAATTATACAGTCCTGAGGGCCTAAGTTACAGCATCCTCCGTTCATTGCCTTATGGGATGCAGCACTGCTTGCTTCAGTCCTGACTTTGACATGTCCTTCTTGCCCCCAGCTATGTGGCTTCCTGCCCACAAAACCAGCATTTGTGAGGGACTCTTTCCCAGTTCCTGCAGTGGGGGAATACTGCCCTAGCCAGATCCTGGAATTTGAGATTGCCTTTATACCACTTTGCCTCTTTGTAAAGGAGATGGAGCAGGGGTGAGGAGCTTGCTCTATGTTGGGAAATCTTG
This genomic window from Trachemys scripta elegans isolate TJP31775 chromosome 6, CAS_Tse_1.0, whole genome shotgun sequence contains:
- the CD180 gene encoding CD180 antigen, encoding MACQIYWLILMGLFCVRCEVSEPVDTMCTEVIANKSYSCEDLGLREIPERLPATTEILDFSFNLLSSLHNSTFSKLKNLVYLDLTRCQINWVYEGAFQSNAYLNVIVLTGNLLMFLADTAFVGPQSLKHLVLTQTGLTSLAFIPMQNLDNLETFDLGSNHISSLQLPPSFPTRNLKYLDFQMNNIQRIAAKDIDILLQTKNLTLILKGNDIIHIEAGAFQPNLFYSLDFGGCIDISVVLAGMQETRIHTLWLGTFEDAENGLPINSTMLLNLCNISVVDISLQKRHFLHLTAATFQCLSKLQRLDLTHTYISMLPPDISGMNMLEELILNRNAFKHMCNISSTAFPSLTHLHIRENAENLDLGSGCLKTLSKLQHLDLSHSYIENLDCCSNQLKGLSGLQHLNLSYNKQLQLQDLAFKEGANLELLDLAFTRLHINASQGPFRNLHLLHVLNLSYSYIDTNIQHLLQGLQNLFLLNLRGNKFQSGTILNGNLFHQVPSLEVLILSFCDLTAIQNQAFHTLKKLKQVDLSHNKLIAFSTDAFSNLKSIYLNFANNRIHIIPRDMLTNLSGQSIINLSYNPLECTCSNIGLITWYKQNMDKIEDPEGTVCSEPKALAGAKLSTVTLSCGISVAGIVCTVLGLILLVAVILVWVTCFLKRNYQQL